The following proteins come from a genomic window of Alosa alosa isolate M-15738 ecotype Scorff River chromosome 2, AALO_Geno_1.1, whole genome shotgun sequence:
- the LOC125285648 gene encoding uncharacterized protein LOC125285648, whose amino-acid sequence MAYAATALPAELLSNFYKAANKVSDRSRQKGLQYAFEGYIQDIQVKRKEQQGIQIEAKAYRSQSKNEPPHILLIETEAGTDNIKEQHCSCKAGSTGFCAHIIGLIHTLDLCKAQHINAVPVQSSTSLPQQWHKPRGAKVAPQPVTAVVVARAKTERKRRPIFCQYSNDRAISEVTDQDLLLLRQLTGTPMSYIASKPQIDVVIGQEKYPLGSGLSYQLPLLDNTSQASSLSNSSDFPAFPLPPQPGSFCTVLNKVQMERFSTIVVSKAEAEALEKNTRQQSSNNIWHHVRLY is encoded by the exons ATGGCTTATGCTGCGACAGCTCTTCCTGCTGAACTTTTGTCAAACTTTTATAAAGCAGCAAATAAAGTGTCCGATAGGAGTAGACAAAAGGGTCTGCAATATGCGTTCGAAGGCTATATTCAGGACATACAGGTGAAACGCAAAGAACAACAAGGCATCCAAATAGAGGCAAAAGCATACCGGTCACAGTCAAAAAATGAACCACCGCATATCCTACTAATCGAGACGGAGGCTGGGACTGACAATATCAAGGAGCAACACTGTTCATGCAAAGCTGG CTCCACAGGGTTTTGCGCGCACATCATTGGGCTTATCCATACCCTGGATCTCTGCAAGGCACAACACATAAACGCTGTGCCAGTTCAGTCCTCCACAAGCTTACCCCAACAATGGCATAAGCCAAGAGGTGCTAAAGTAGCACCACAGCCTGTGACAGCAGTCGTTGTGGCCAGGGCCAAGACAGAGCGAAAACGGAGACCCATCTTCTGCCAATACAGCAATGACAG GGCCATCTCTGAGGTAACAGATCAGGATTTATTGTTATTGAGACAGCTGACAGGGACACCTATGAGCTACATAGCAAGCAAACCCCAGATAGATGTAGTGATAGGTCAGGAGAAGTACCCTCTTGGAAGTGGCTTGAGCTACCAG CTCCCACTATTGGACAACACTTCACAAGCATCCTCCCTATCAAACTCCAGTGACTTCCCAGCATTCCCTTTGCCACCACAGCCAGGCTCTTTCTGTACTGTCCTTAATAAAGTGCAAATGGAAAGGTTCAGTACCATAGTAGTCTCAAAGGCTGAGGCAGAGGCACTTGAGAAAAACACCAGACAGCAGAGTAGCAACAACATCTGGCATCATGTCCGGCTCTATTAA